The Candidatus Mancarchaeum acidiphilum sequence GAACCTTCCGCTCCTATAATATATTACACTTACAGGTTTCATCATACCCTTGCATTTGCAGGCTCTGTCGCCAGGATTGTTATCAACGTGCCTGCTCCAAAGGCAATTAGGGCAATGGTCAGTGTATCCATTGCCTTTTACGTAAGTGCCGCAGTGCTCGCAATGAAAGTCCTCAACAACTCTTTGGAATCTCTTAATCTCTAAACCGTCCAT is a genomic window containing:
- a CDS encoding RNHCP domain-containing protein; protein product: MDGLEIKRFQRVVEDFHCEHCGTYVKGNGYTDHCPNCLWSRHVDNNPGDRACKCKGMMKPVSVIYYRSGRFKLNYVCTKCKAKKSVYSASGDNQESLERLINRETL